The genome window AATACACTATACATGATatttaataattataaaaataaaaatctaaaaCTTACACATGTACTTTATATAATCTTGCATGACATTACAAAATatgacaatggactattccagttgaaatccctacacccactatggaagacatgaccttaatctcccacacaaggggtgtggatttcaaatggagtcatccattcaggtaaccccattcaaaattcacactcactgtgtggaagattaatgtcatgtcttccataagttaTGCTGGTTTTATACTTTCCGATAATATATCAATCACTCCAGGGTAGATTGCTAGGagctgaattcaagtcaactcgggagtgGCCGTGCTGCTCTGATGTACGAGAGCAGGAAAATATTttggcggtgctgagcggcaacattggctttcatagtcaaTTAAGTCATGCTGCtactccgcttgcagaaaagtacaagcagcATGATGAAGCACCACTGCAAGCACccgaaagtatgaaaccagcatatgaGGTGTGTAAGGATTTAAATTACAAAGTAATACTATTTGtgtatttcaaaaacatttcccactaaacattattataatactgTCATTTCTAGCTACATGCTGTCCTTTCTAGCTAAATACTGCCATTTCTAGCTAAATACTGTCATAATCATAAATGCTTTGCCAAATACTTCAATACTGATAAAATAAAAATCCATgacttaatctcctacacaacgGGTgaggatttaaaatggaatccggtaaccccatttgaaattcacactccctgtgtgggatattaaagtcatattggggtgtatggatttcaaccggaatagcacaATAGGCACCTGCAGAATTACAGCAATTATTACAAAGAAATACTATAAATTTGTTTCAAATACAATTTCCACTGTAAATTAGTACAATACTGTCATTTCTagctaaataattaaatattgacaaaaataaaGTCTTTTTTAGAATCAATACTTTAAACATTGCATACATCAAACGCACCAATTATTCAAGCTAAGTATTTATTACTGCATATTTACATCATTTTATACTCAGAATTTCcttaaatatacattttatttttcatgattTGTTCTTAAACAGAGTTGGATAAGTTCAATAGTTCAAAATAgtacaaaaaaaaatttctgtcTTTTTAAAACAAAGCTTTCCAAATGTTACAGAGCAATTAAAAGTTTTCACTCTGAAGAAGTTCTGACAACAGTAATCACTGAAACAGTAAAATATGCATGGGCCCAATCTCTTTATTGATCTTTTTGGTAATTCCCATAAGCCAttgcgagtagacctgagatATTGTAATTTGACATCAAGCCGACTTGCAATGTGAaataacgatgttcgctaaacgatgtgcgcatcagtgCAGATCAgcgtgatgtcaaatgatgacatcacaggtctacctgcaaaggcttatgggatttaccaaaaatccAAATCTTAAGTAAAATGCAATGATCTGCAAAAACTAGACACTACCTTATTACATGGGAAGCCAATGCTTCAAATTCACATGCCCAAATTTAACTAGTCCGGCCCGGCAGATAGACGCTTGGGTCCAGACAGGACCAGGCTCAGGCACATTGCTCAAGCCAAGCTTAAAACCTAAGGTGACCATACACCTCTAATGTGTGTAATGTGCTGTAATGTtggcattttcactttttgagaaaatggacaatcaacatttttctcaaaataagctttacattaATATACAATGTATCACATcatcaccctcataacaaaactcaaaattgcaaatgagaaacttTTGTTATGATGGTGATGACATGTTCCTTTTGCTTGTTAGCAAGGTAGTAACAATCAGTAATAGAGTTTGGAAAtcctctgttttttttttttttttttgaggttcaatggaccatatctcaaaacaagctcAGCCAACTTTACAGCCCATTTGAGGTGGATGCTCAAAACTTGGTAAACACCACGGAGGAAGCCCCTGTTataaatttttgtttgaaaaatgtccCATCTTCCTAGCACCTAAAATGTTAaaaagtgcccaattgggtgccaTATCCAAACTTGGTGGCACCATGCATGTAGAAGCTCTTGTTATAAGCTTATAAGCTCTTAATTGATGTCTCTCATCTGTATACAatctaaaataataaaataaaaatgtgccCAATTGGATGCCAAATCCCAAAACTTGCCGACTACCGCGTGGAAGCCCCATGTGGAAGCCATTGCTatataagctttcatttgataaagGTTTCATCCTCATATCACCTTAAACAAAAAAAGTGTGCAGTTGGGTGCTAAATCCAAAACTTAGTGACCACCATTTGGATGCCCTTGTCATAAGCTTTCatgtatcatcctcatagcaacTAAAAAAACCCCACCCAAATGGGCACAAAATCCAAAAGTGTGTGACTACCAAGTTGTTTTACAAAGTAAAAAGCAGCATCTGCATGCAATCATCAAAAATAGAATGTTTTACTTGTGATACTACTGGGGGGAGGCAAACCTGATGGAAGTAAATCTCATAATAACAAGAGATATTTGGAATGTCTTCACATTCACACTAGTCACGATGTGCTATTAcagtcaaaatccatacaccctatggaaggcaaccttaatctctcacatagaaagtatagattttcaaatgagttacctgaataggtgactccattttgaaatcttcacccctgtttcagagattaaggtcatacatgtcttccattggggaatgtatggatttcatctggaatagcccaatgtcagaACAAAAAAAACAGAGGTAAATGTATGCAAAAACATAGAACTTGTTTAAAATTGAGCAAGTGTTCACACTGTTCAATCAAGAATTATATAAATCAAGTCCTGAACAATGATGACTAAAGACAATAACATTGTATGTtacaatttttttcttcatgcAAGATAGAAAAGTTAACCTCAACCATGGCATAAAAGGAAGTAAATTGTtagtaaattaattaaaaattgcaCCCTTACACAATTTTATGGCTGACTAATGGGCAGATAATTTCACATACAGCCCTTTACAAGATACAATGTGTCATAATCGGTACCGTAACTAAGGTTACTTTTGGTCCTTTCAGTGTAACTTCAGACCATTAATGCACCCCAAAATATTTTGTTGACAAATTATCAGAAAAGTTTTTATTTCAGATAAGCACTTGCCCAGTGGCACATTGGAGAGTTACAAAAGCAGGTGGTAAGTTGTAACATGCGGTTACTTGCCCGGGAGGGCTAACAATTGCACCTCCATTGGGCCAATGGAAATGAATCATAAGTGTCCAATTGCCcgctatttttaccaaaatgttcattattttgaataacgtGCACTTTTTCTTGTTAACGATTTGGAATAGCTGTACCAAACTTAACAGGAAAACCTGTCTTATTCGTCTGATGATTTTTAcagtttgaacttgacagacatTTGGCTTAATAATGGAACTATTGGTAGTATTCCCTTGTCATATTCTGGATTTGCTTTGAGCAGAATTGGCATTATACAAAAGTATTAACAATCTTGCATGACTTAATTGTAACTACTTTCAGATATAATGAAAGCATGTTTTAAGCAAATGCAACACCTTGGACTGATGCAATATGAAGTTTTACATAATAATGATTAGGGTTGGTATATATTCTTTTGTGCAGTAAAAAAACCCAGTTTACCTGTGAACTTAAAAATACGAGTTGATTGGTGGCGAAAAACACCACAATGGGGACTCCACATGGAAAGCAGGCTCTGTATCAATGCGCATTCAATCCTGGGATGCGGATCAATGTGATCTCCTTTTGTTCGAGACAGTGTTCGCAGATTGCATCGTACCATGAGCACTCTGCACACACACAACACAAGCACTCTGTACGCACACGCACTGTAAAGCGCTGTaatacatttacaaaaatcatGCTCAGTATGTGAAAAATTCCCGGATGCGGATCTGAGTGCTGTGAAAACACTTGTTATTATTGATGTGGATCCCATGAATGCACATTGATGCGAAACTCAATCTCGTGTGAagtcaccaattttttttttcctgatGGGTCAGTGCATTTTACAAATAACCCAATCTGGGCCCAATGGCAAGTTGATAGAAAAGTTGTGAAAGCCCTGCTTAATAACATGCAACATgtttatcaaacaattttcaagACACCATTTCAGAAATGTATAcaaagagtataaaattacaaaaaaaatctacctacatttcatttgatatattTCTTTTACATACTCCATATAAATGTAACACATAGCACAAGTAATACCATCAAATTAACATAACTAATTGTTGAAGTAGTTGCCCCGTTACACCTATCTTTTGAACAGTAACACGTGGTCCCATCTACTGATTCACTAGCACCAATGAGACTCAATGCTTTGAAGACTGTTCCTATGGCATCATTGGGGATTTCTTCTGCCTTGAAGCAACCATTTTGTGGGACTGCATTCCTGTCAAACACTGCACAGGCTCGGTAGTTTCCAGTGGCTGTTTGTGGATCAActgaagaaataaacaaaatagataGATAGCTTATTAGACAAGTAATAAGTCACTCAATCAATCATTAAAGTCTTGGATTTTGAAACAAAAGATTCAGTTGGGGATCTAACAGGGCCTAGTTTACACCCTCCCCTTTTGGGATTTAATGACACCTATATTTTTGAAGTGCTAAGGGTTTGTTCTACTACCAGTTTTGACATGTTCCCAACATTTCCATTGAAATCAGAgtgttttttttcacttttgacccCTGTGTGGCCCAAAAAACTAACCCCTTAAcaactttgacctttttgccttaAACTCAAGTACTGTATGATATTTCAGATAGATTGGTGCCATGGGTGCGAGGTTTACGGGGTGGCTTTTGAAGACCatctgaagtcaaaggtcatggatggGTCCAATTTTTAATCTTTGCCTAATTGGTCTTAAAACTTGGTCAAAAGACAGATGAGGATGTTAGAGATCCTTGAAATAGGTTACTGTGTAAtttcagggttgttgatttttttgatttaaatcagattttttttatttaaatcgattttttaatatttttttcattccaAGAACCACTATACCCCATGACAAAGTCAAAAgggtaccagtggaatgctagtcacatgcacaatcctatcaggtagtTACAAAAAAATCAgatcatgtttttacatgtgaaaatttcaaagaaaaaatttggtaaaatcacagGGAAAAacctgctgaattctgcaccttgattgtatccaaaagttgtagaatcattaggaatgaagtaaatcagtcaatttaagaaagaaaataacttacatttatcaaaaatggtaaaaaatggaaaaagttgatttaaatcagtgattaaaaaaaaattgagtgatttaaatcaatgatttaaatcagtgtgattaaatcaaacaaccctgtgtaatttacttgttgagagagaaattggACGGTGGTCTCTAGCCATGTTAGAGTTAATAAAAAAGGTAGCCTTTTGGTatacgacagtatgtgaagcAGACGACGGCATGTACCGTCTTTTTACTTTAGGAGAAGAATGATAAAGAATCTAGCAAGTCAAAAAGCAGTATTTGCttagttatttattaattaacatGGACTGCCTTTTAACTTTTGCAATCAATATAATTTACTCACACAGTGGTGGGTCAATTGTGACAGAGCCTTTGAAGCTCTGGCATTTACCAACTTGCCTTCAGGTATCTGACAGGGTTCAGTCCCTACTTTAGTCTTATCAAATGTTACACAGGCTTCATCGTAATTTGAATTGCTAACACCCAGAGAGTTGCATGAATAGCACTCTAGACCCGACACTGTGGaaaaaaagaacagaaaagaaaatataaaataaaattaataagtaTTAGGTTGTCTACAGGTCTACTAAGAATCATGGTACTTTTAtcattactaataatattttccaAAGATTTAGTATGTTGCTTTTCATGAAATAACCCAGGGAAATAACATTATATTTCAGCCAGCTTTAAGCATATGTGGTTGAATcccatttcaaaattaaaaacaggttaagttgttacaaaaaatcaaaaatatatctCAATGTTTTTTAGCCCCAAATTTTAAATACAGGCTAATATGAGCTGCCGGAAATATCAATTTTCTTTATCTGTGTAATGCAAGTGCAGCACTATTATACATGTAGCATTGCATGcatacaaagaaaattgctaacTCGGAGTGATTCTGCGCATAtatgacttggggtgattgcatcatcacatatGATGCATGAATGTACAGTGGTTTCCTTGTGTCAACTTTTCTTTGTAACATTTCTGCCTAAGGGTTTAGCATGTAGATTTTCTGGTCACTTACAGAAAACAAACTGATCTTTTTTCTTGCCTATTTATTTGTTGAAGCAGATAATTTTCTTAGACTGCAGCATAGTGCATACAATTACAAACGTGTGTCAAAAACCGCAAATTGTCAAGGACTGCCATAATAGAACATGTACCAGCTTTTGCAGCTGCTACTAAtaagtaggggagattggggttaattgaaacatttttcacaaaatcgtctttttaacgcaaaccgattactttcaagaaacactaaccatatcagtataaacatatacatacatgctacaaatacagccttaaactttattggacctgcttatgattattcatataatccaatttgaaaatttgaaaaaaaagtgtttcaactaaccccacccctggggtaagttgaaacatagggtggggttagttgaaacacggctggtaaaaatgtcaaaattattattattgtgttgttagggttatacttcccttgaaggcaccctttatacaatcagtgtgaaaaaaatgaataaataaatatgtgggagtgcaggtcaatactttggacacaaggtgacgagtgtcaccatggaccaaaatatgagaagcctaaaatattataaaatgtactttctgtgtgcactttttgcttgtattattgctttttaaccatattaaagcaatattgaagaaatggtaaacatgttacaaattttttaaaagtcaaatttttaaccatatttttctatgcgattttcacgtgccaactaaccccacctcaaaagtttcaactaaccccgatgcctatttttacatttcaaagttcattacacaaaataagaaatacaataaaacttttatttaacattattctgggacttactactagtgcttatgatactcaaaaaataatcccatgaatcttcaaacaacatggagataacgcatcttttctgaggggtataaaaattagtcagtaagtcaaaaaacagatattcctttcccaagccaacactggtggggcatcagtgctgttgctaatttggtggatgacccttactaatacctattccTCACGGAAACCTGGCTCCGTTCTGATGATCGTGTCATCACTGGGCTAATGTGTCCTCCTGGTTACTCATTTGTGGGTGTACCCCGTAACTCTGTCCATCGCGGTGGAGGAACTGCCTGTGTTTTCAAGAGCCAACTGAGTCTCGAACTCTGCGAAGAGAAACTACCTAAAAGTGACACTTTTgaacattcattattttatatgaaGAACCAGAACCTTTACTTTGTTGTTGTGTATAGATCATCATCTTTAAAGCAAATGCCTCAATACTttcatgattttgagatatttctcaaTGCAGTTGACCTCCTTCCTGGACGATCAGTGGTATTGGGCGACTTCAATATCCATATGGACATGCCCGATGAAAGCGACACCAAATCTATGCTTGCTATCCTTGAGTCTCTTAGTTTCGAGCAACTTGTTGATGAGCCCACTCATGTTAAGGGACACACTTTGGATTTGGTTATTGTTAAAGAGAATGATCATGTTGTCAAGCCATATGACATCCACCCTGTTCATGTTTCTGATCATTTTCTCATACTTTGTGACATTGATTTTAAGAAGCAGTCAATTGTCAGAGCCACCAATGTGTACAAAGCGCGTAATTTCCGCAATATTGATCCTGTTGCTTTTGAGGAAGACCTTGTGTTCAAGCTCAATACCACTGATGATTCCATGGATGAGGCACATGTAGACCATGTCCAGTTTTATAACAAAACCTGTAGCCAAGTACTTGAGACCCATGCACCTGCCAAAGAAAAACCATGTACCGTTCGCATCAAACCTGAATGGTTTAATCAAACTGTTCAGGATGCGCGACGCTTACGTAGGCGGAGTGAACGGCGCTGGCGTAAAACAAGGACTGAAGTGGATCGTCAAGCCTATATTGATTCCCAGAGGGAAGCTGCAACAACCATTAGCAAAGAGAAAGCATCTTTTTATAATGAAAGGCTACTCAATTGTAACACTAAGGACATGTATAAGACTAtaaatgctcttttgaataagacCTCACGTGACCTTCCTGATAGTAGCTCTCCAGCTACATTAGCTAATGATTTCTGTAAATATTTCATTGGTAAAGTAGAAAGAattcgtgctgatgttgatgctgtcCATGCTACCTCTTCAAACACCACTTCTCAATGTTCTACATCTAGCACATTGCAATGCTcgtttgacaaatttgaagttgTGTCTGAAGAAGAGTTATCTAAAATAATAACGCCATGGACCTCCAAGTCATGTGACCTAGACCCCCTCCCGACCTGGTTGTTAAAGAAACATATCCATATCTTTCTCCCTATTCTTACTAAGATCGTCAATAACTCCCTCCTTTCTGGCTGCTTTCCTGCTGAACTACGTAGGGCTACCATCACGCCTGTGCTAAAAAAGGTGTCCCTTGACAAACAGCAGCTCTCGAACTACCGGCCTGTCTCCAATCTGGCCTTTGTTGGTAAACTGATTGAGAAGGTTGTCAGTGTTCAGCTCACCGAGTATGTTGAGTGCAATAAACTGGCTGAGCCTTTGCAGTCTGCGTTTCGGGCTGCGCAAAGCACCGGGACAGCACTCTTGGCTGTTCATAATACCATCCTCAGAGCTATTGATGACAACAGGGCTGTCTTTGTGGTGTTACTGGACTTGACTGTTGCATTTGATACGGTGGATCACCGTATTCTGTTGCAGCGGTTGAGCCAAGAATTTGGCATCATTGGTGATGCCCATAGAGTGTTCCAGTCCTACCTTGAAAATCGCAGTAGTCAGGTCTTTGTGAAGGGATGCTATTCTGATAGGGTTCATCTGCCTTATGGTGTCCCCCAGGGATCGGTCATTGGCCCGATATTGTTCACCTATTACACTCATGCCATCGGGAACATTATTCGTAATCATGGCCTCCAATATCACCTCTATGCTGATGATGATCAGCTGATTATCACCTTTAATCCTGCCATCCCGGTGATGCAGCTTGTgccttgttcaaactttccaactgcatccatgagctacaaacttggctcaccagtaacaagctcaagctcaatatggcgaagactgagtttttactgcctcttctgattatcactacattaatctcaagcatctcaccctttatttggatgggttggagatctctgtatcttcatccataaagaattaaggggtcatttttgaccatgacatgaagatgtccagttatgttgcacatttgtccaaaactttgaacTGGCAGATTGGTAATATTTGGAGGATTAGGCGATTCCTAAgttttgatgcgtgtaccaatgcggttaggactcttgtcctgtccaagattgattactgctcctccttgcttaatggcatctcccagaaaaacctcacccgcctacagcttctccagaacaagtgcgccagactcattttcagagaaccaaaatatacgatacttctcctttgcttcatagtctgcactggcttccagttgctaaacg of Amphiura filiformis chromosome 14, Afil_fr2py, whole genome shotgun sequence contains these proteins:
- the LOC140170065 gene encoding uncharacterized protein, whose amino-acid sequence is MDQLRCCSTMLFFLTGFLTYLVTVSGLECYSCNSLGVSNSNYDEACVTFDKTKVGTEPCQIPEGKLVNARASKALSQLTHHCLIHKQPLETTEPVQCLTGMQSHKMVASRQKKSPMMP